A window of the Nocardia sp. NBC_01329 genome harbors these coding sequences:
- a CDS encoding AAA family ATPase produces MPEPKSQRSLPAHLRVAQAIRNDIESGRLRDGQRLPSTRALADEWKASQLTITKAMEQLAADGYIASHDRSGRIVTTPTSVSLAIAPPVRPVRPRVVCVGGYAGSGKSEFARTLARETSWAILDKDTIARPIIEPALEDLGSTIDDRESDIYLNRIRPREYEALAAVIQDNLEVGNSAIAAAPYLREFADQSWLENMIARAETEGADVTFVWVRCSLATMLMYLRRRGAARDAWKLTHWEDYSARVDLDFRPEVAHVVIDNDPDSPPLRKQAQLLIESFRRESAAQ; encoded by the coding sequence GTGCCGGAACCGAAAAGCCAGCGCTCGTTACCTGCGCACTTGCGGGTCGCGCAGGCCATCCGGAATGACATCGAATCGGGCCGCTTGCGAGATGGCCAACGCCTTCCAAGCACCCGGGCGCTCGCCGACGAATGGAAAGCCAGTCAGCTCACGATCACCAAGGCGATGGAACAGCTTGCGGCCGATGGATACATCGCAAGCCACGATCGGTCAGGCCGAATTGTGACCACGCCGACATCTGTAAGCCTGGCAATCGCCCCACCGGTTCGGCCTGTCCGACCCCGGGTTGTATGCGTCGGCGGTTACGCAGGAAGCGGCAAAAGCGAGTTTGCGAGAACCCTTGCGCGAGAGACGAGTTGGGCAATTCTCGATAAGGACACCATCGCCCGGCCGATCATAGAACCCGCCCTTGAGGACCTTGGATCGACGATCGACGATCGAGAGTCGGACATCTACCTGAATCGGATACGGCCTCGCGAATACGAGGCACTGGCGGCCGTCATCCAGGACAACCTTGAGGTCGGAAACTCGGCGATAGCCGCTGCGCCGTACCTTCGCGAATTCGCCGACCAATCCTGGCTTGAGAACATGATCGCTCGCGCCGAGACCGAGGGCGCAGACGTGACGTTTGTCTGGGTACGGTGCTCACTCGCAACCATGCTGATGTACCTCCGTCGTCGAGGTGCCGCGCGAGACGCGTGGAAGTTGACACACTGGGAGGACTACAGCGCCAGGGTGGACCTCGATTTTCGGCCAGAGGTGGCGCACGTCGTCATCGACAATGACCCCGACAGCCCTCCACTGCGGAAGCAGGCTCAGCTACTGATTGAGAGTTTCCGCCGCGAGTCTGCAGCCCAATGA
- a CDS encoding DUF2637 domain-containing protein, giving the protein MRAADRSAGMMRLARWSAALIILGVGAAAFRLSFSTLKDLAKLAGMPVADAWLFPLIVDGTILLATFGVLVCANHKAERRFFLGVLVVGSLVSIAGNSVHAVVASDSPLGWAAALVAAVAPISLLVDTHGLALLFRVATDPPTQIRSEPEPVDDPEPASVPVPAESAPESVPEAVTDPVSDPEPAVSPVPVLVPVPDPVPAPASPAPFVPTRPVRSSRPVQTMLPLAVPVGGA; this is encoded by the coding sequence ATGCGGGCGGCGGATCGGTCGGCGGGGATGATGCGTCTTGCGCGCTGGTCCGCCGCACTCATCATCCTCGGTGTGGGGGCGGCAGCGTTCCGGCTGTCGTTCTCCACCCTCAAAGATCTCGCGAAACTGGCCGGGATGCCGGTGGCGGATGCGTGGTTGTTCCCGCTGATCGTGGACGGCACGATCCTGTTGGCCACGTTCGGTGTCCTGGTGTGTGCCAACCACAAGGCGGAGCGGCGGTTCTTCCTCGGGGTGCTGGTTGTCGGTTCCCTGGTCTCGATCGCCGGGAACTCCGTGCACGCTGTTGTCGCCAGTGACTCACCCCTTGGTTGGGCTGCGGCCCTCGTGGCGGCGGTGGCTCCGATATCGCTGCTGGTCGACACGCACGGCCTCGCGTTGTTGTTCCGCGTCGCGACGGATCCACCCACCCAGATCCGATCCGAGCCCGAACCGGTAGACGATCCCGAACCCGCTTCGGTTCCTGTGCCGGCCGAATCTGCTCCCGAATCTGTTCCCGAAGCGGTAACCGATCCGGTTTCCGATCCCGAACCGGCCGTGTCGCCTGTGCCTGTCCTGGTCCCGGTTCCCGATCCGGTCCCGGCCCCGGCTTCTCCGGCTCCGTTCGTGCCGACTCGTCCTGTTCGTTCCTCGCGTCCGGTGCAAACGATGCTGCCGCTCGCTGTCCCTGTTGGGGGTGCCTGA
- a CDS encoding FtsK/SpoIIIE domain-containing protein — protein sequence MLSPDLFIFGGSAAVTAYTMWRWRRLDGVTDPASSDETAGVPVELGPAASIVTNSAQLALMWPALGLGSWETGYPNITAATLTDAGMLVEVQMLGGQSLQHWAADATREALAAYFAVPEVRVTSPSPGFVHLELRTVDTLADSSPVTGLLAYGVDLEAVPIGVTEDHDLWRLRVMYSHILIAGATESGKGSVLWSIVNGLGPAIKAGLVDILLGDPKGGMEFGAGEDRLWTDFQWTADGIIGMLKTAEAEMQERAARFKAAGIRKFTPSAEEPLKVVVIDEYAALSAFATREQVAEGLRLLGLILTQGRAVGYSVIVAVQDPSKENMPNRQLFSTRIGLRFAEPAQTTMVHGQGAKDRGARCHEIPTTTPGVAYVGQDGSKDFQRVRAFWVSDDDITRIVDTYSPAQPDLSPQGDYSGFDPDDFGDELDPIAA from the coding sequence ATGCTTTCGCCTGATCTGTTCATCTTCGGTGGCTCGGCGGCCGTGACCGCCTACACCATGTGGCGCTGGCGTCGCCTCGACGGTGTCACCGACCCTGCCTCGTCCGACGAAACCGCCGGTGTTCCGGTGGAACTGGGCCCGGCGGCCTCGATCGTCACCAATTCCGCACAGCTGGCCCTGATGTGGCCTGCCCTGGGCCTCGGCTCCTGGGAGACCGGATACCCGAACATCACGGCGGCGACGTTGACCGATGCCGGGATGCTGGTGGAAGTCCAGATGCTGGGCGGACAGTCGTTGCAGCATTGGGCAGCCGACGCCACCCGCGAAGCCCTGGCCGCCTACTTCGCCGTTCCCGAAGTCCGGGTGACCAGTCCGTCTCCGGGGTTTGTGCACCTGGAACTGCGCACCGTCGACACCCTTGCCGACTCGTCCCCGGTCACTGGCTTGCTGGCCTATGGGGTGGATCTGGAAGCTGTGCCGATCGGGGTGACCGAGGACCACGACCTGTGGCGGCTGAGGGTCATGTACTCCCACATCCTCATCGCCGGTGCTACGGAGTCGGGCAAAGGCAGCGTGTTGTGGTCGATCGTGAACGGTCTCGGTCCCGCGATCAAGGCCGGACTGGTGGACATCCTGTTGGGTGACCCGAAGGGCGGCATGGAGTTCGGTGCCGGTGAAGACCGGTTGTGGACCGATTTCCAGTGGACCGCCGACGGCATCATCGGCATGCTCAAAACCGCTGAGGCCGAGATGCAAGAGCGTGCGGCCCGGTTCAAAGCCGCTGGTATCCGCAAATTCACACCCAGTGCCGAGGAACCGTTGAAGGTCGTCGTCATCGACGAGTACGCGGCGTTGTCGGCGTTCGCGACCCGCGAGCAGGTGGCTGAGGGGTTGCGGCTGCTCGGCTTGATCCTCACCCAGGGGCGTGCGGTCGGCTACAGCGTGATCGTCGCGGTGCAGGACCCGTCGAAGGAGAACATGCCCAACCGGCAACTGTTCTCGACCCGGATCGGTCTGCGCTTCGCCGAACCAGCCCAAACGACCATGGTCCACGGCCAAGGTGCCAAGGATCGCGGTGCGCGCTGCCACGAGATCCCCACCACCACACCCGGTGTCGCCTACGTCGGGCAAGACGGCTCCAAGGATTTCCAGCGGGTCCGTGCCTTCTGGGTCTCCGACGACGACATCACCCGCATCGTCGACACCTATTCCCCGGCACAGCCCGACCTGTCCCCACAGGGCGACTACAGCGGGTTCGACCCCGACGATTTCGGCGACGAACTCGACCCGATCGCGGCATGA
- a CDS encoding replication initiator gives MDTTTASTESGVVPVRQTAAQRRSLPDFRDVAHELAQQEHICVRPIPMLAYDPKTVTEQYVAAPCKSTIASVCPACADKARFLRITQCREGWHLDHEPDTDKTDPTEHQTALLAARSDLFDTYQQAKADGDADMMSGIREVVADLDAEMKESGFRGRLPALDTEPKARRTRSTRRRQDVPNLPRLKVEKTTVGRTYADGHQPSMFITLTMPSYGAINRDGAVNDKGETVGDGSPVNPNNYDYQRAAHDVVHFSALVDRWIQNLRRAVGWNIQYYGTVEPQKRGAPHLHILIRGTVPRDIIRQVTAATYRNIWWPPHDRDSETYPGDIVPTWNPTRMTFVHPDTGSPLLDFDDVQNLLDDVDDLEPAHVVRFGEQMDRADIRGHVPGRKADRAIGYVTKYLTKSIAEVLDTDSDRTRRHYNRLHAELQHTPCSKRCPIWLRYGVVPKGASEKTIPGRCKGKAHRRDTLGLPGRRVLVSRQWSNKTLPDHKADRAEFVRQLLASVGIVKPDTSHLKLSIVRPGDRSAPPRDHLIMSAIAQRKTWRAEYTRALLAAGPPALQEYSAIAEAA, from the coding sequence ATGGACACCACCACGGCCTCGACCGAAAGCGGGGTCGTCCCGGTCCGGCAGACAGCCGCCCAGCGTCGTAGCCTGCCGGACTTCCGGGATGTCGCCCACGAACTCGCCCAGCAGGAACACATCTGTGTCCGCCCGATACCGATGCTGGCCTACGACCCCAAAACCGTCACCGAGCAGTACGTCGCGGCTCCGTGTAAGTCCACGATTGCCTCGGTGTGCCCGGCCTGCGCCGACAAAGCCCGGTTCCTGCGGATCACCCAATGCCGCGAGGGCTGGCATCTCGACCACGAACCCGACACCGACAAGACCGACCCCACCGAACACCAAACCGCGCTGCTGGCCGCCCGTTCGGACCTGTTCGACACCTACCAGCAAGCCAAAGCAGACGGCGACGCCGACATGATGTCCGGTATCCGGGAAGTCGTCGCCGATCTCGATGCGGAGATGAAAGAGTCCGGGTTCCGGGGACGTCTGCCCGCTCTCGACACCGAGCCCAAAGCCCGGCGTACTCGGTCCACGCGCCGCCGCCAGGATGTCCCGAACCTGCCACGGTTGAAGGTCGAGAAAACCACGGTTGGCCGCACCTACGCCGACGGGCATCAACCCTCGATGTTCATCACCCTCACGATGCCCTCTTACGGCGCCATCAACCGAGACGGCGCGGTCAACGACAAAGGCGAAACAGTCGGCGACGGTTCACCGGTCAACCCGAACAACTACGACTACCAGCGTGCCGCCCACGATGTCGTCCACTTCTCGGCGTTGGTCGACCGATGGATCCAGAACCTCCGCCGCGCGGTCGGCTGGAACATCCAGTACTACGGCACCGTCGAACCCCAGAAACGCGGCGCACCCCACCTGCACATCCTGATCCGAGGCACCGTGCCCCGCGACATCATCCGCCAGGTCACCGCCGCGACCTACCGCAACATCTGGTGGCCCCCGCACGACCGCGACAGCGAGACCTACCCCGGCGACATCGTCCCGACCTGGAACCCGACCCGGATGACCTTCGTACACCCCGACACCGGTTCCCCGCTGCTGGACTTCGACGACGTGCAAAACCTCCTCGACGACGTCGACGACCTCGAACCCGCGCACGTAGTCCGGTTCGGGGAACAGATGGACCGCGCAGACATCCGTGGCCATGTCCCGGGCCGCAAAGCCGATCGCGCGATCGGGTATGTGACGAAATACCTCACAAAGTCCATCGCCGAAGTCCTCGACACAGACTCCGACCGCACTCGCCGGCACTACAACCGGCTCCACGCCGAACTCCAGCACACCCCCTGCTCGAAACGCTGCCCGATCTGGCTGCGCTACGGCGTCGTCCCCAAAGGGGCATCCGAGAAAACGATCCCCGGCCGCTGCAAAGGCAAAGCACACCGCCGCGACACCCTCGGCCTGCCCGGACGCCGAGTCCTGGTCTCCCGGCAGTGGTCGAACAAGACCCTCCCGGATCACAAGGCCGACCGCGCCGAATTTGTTCGGCAACTCCTCGCCTCGGTGGGGATCGTCAAACCCGACACCTCACATTTGAAGCTCTCGATCGTCCGGCCCGGCGACCGCTCGGCACCGCCCCGGGATCACCTGATCATGTCGGCGATTGCCCAGCGCAAAACCTGGCGTGCCGAGTACACCCGCGCACTGCTCGCGGCCGGTCCACCAGCACTCCAAGAATATTCGGCAATCGCGGAAGCAGCATGA
- a CDS encoding helix-turn-helix transcriptional regulator, whose translation MMNLPEDRLWTVEEAAYFLNVPVKTLYQWKWLGQGPPVRKMGRHLRYNPVTVRAWAEPEAQAA comes from the coding sequence ATGATGAACCTGCCAGAAGATCGGCTGTGGACGGTGGAGGAAGCGGCCTACTTCCTGAATGTCCCGGTTAAGACGTTGTATCAGTGGAAGTGGCTGGGGCAGGGGCCTCCGGTCCGAAAGATGGGCCGTCACCTGCGATACAACCCGGTGACGGTTCGGGCATGGGCTGAGCCGGAAGCGCAGGCGGCCTGA
- a CDS encoding tyrosine-type recombinase/integrase, with amino-acid sequence MGHVEDRWQRPKRDEDDNIILNSRGKPVMEKTELYGRGMRYRVRYIPPGGFERSKSFPDRQRKRADDFLIEVESDKREGKYIDPRSSKKTFRQQAESWVRAQSADPATREALRSRLESRIYPVFGDLPVGRIAASTIRDWVSALEERKYADNYKAVLFDVVAGVLETAVDDRLIRENPCRAKTVRRPVRRSPKVEIWPDERVALVRRGVTVVGDRYSVVVPIGIGLGLRQGEVLGLSPDDIDREAMTVHVRRQVKYVKGTLMFALPKREKTRYAPLSRTLLDVIDSHLKRFPAQPVTLPWGSATGELATARLLIVKADGRALSGDLFNKIVWKPAFGKADLAYRNRTDGMHAMRHLYASKLLGRGVSVKELADYLGHEDPGFTLRVYTHLLPSSHERARQAVDDAAGLWELPAADGLQAA; translated from the coding sequence ATGGGGCACGTCGAGGATCGTTGGCAGCGGCCGAAACGGGATGAGGACGACAACATCATCCTGAACAGCCGAGGCAAGCCGGTGATGGAGAAGACGGAGCTCTACGGTCGTGGGATGCGCTACAGGGTGCGCTACATCCCCCCTGGGGGTTTCGAGCGGTCGAAGTCATTTCCGGATCGGCAACGGAAGCGCGCGGACGACTTCCTGATCGAGGTCGAATCGGATAAGCGCGAGGGCAAGTACATCGACCCGCGTTCATCCAAGAAGACGTTCCGGCAACAAGCCGAGAGCTGGGTTCGTGCTCAGTCGGCCGACCCCGCAACCCGGGAAGCGTTGCGTAGTCGGCTCGAATCGCGGATCTATCCAGTGTTCGGTGATCTCCCGGTTGGCCGTATCGCGGCATCGACCATTCGCGACTGGGTGAGCGCTCTCGAAGAACGGAAGTACGCCGACAATTACAAGGCGGTGCTGTTCGACGTCGTGGCTGGTGTGCTGGAGACGGCCGTGGATGATCGGCTGATTCGGGAGAACCCGTGCCGCGCAAAAACGGTTCGCCGGCCGGTTCGTCGTAGCCCGAAGGTCGAGATCTGGCCCGATGAACGCGTCGCCCTGGTTCGTCGTGGTGTGACCGTGGTCGGTGACCGGTATTCGGTGGTGGTGCCGATTGGGATCGGGCTGGGCCTCCGGCAAGGTGAGGTGCTCGGACTTTCTCCGGACGATATCGATCGCGAGGCGATGACCGTGCATGTGCGGCGTCAGGTGAAGTACGTCAAGGGCACGCTGATGTTCGCTCTACCGAAGCGGGAAAAGACCAGGTACGCCCCGCTGTCGCGGACACTGCTCGATGTGATCGATAGCCACCTGAAGCGGTTCCCGGCTCAGCCGGTCACTCTGCCTTGGGGCTCGGCAACTGGCGAGTTGGCGACTGCTCGCCTGCTGATCGTCAAAGCCGATGGTAGGGCGTTGAGCGGTGACCTGTTCAACAAGATCGTCTGGAAACCGGCATTCGGCAAAGCGGATTTGGCCTACCGGAATCGGACCGACGGTATGCACGCTATGCGACACCTGTACGCGTCCAAGTTGCTCGGGCGTGGGGTGAGTGTCAAGGAGCTGGCTGACTACCTGGGACACGAGGATCCGGGATTCACGCTCCGGGTCTATACCCACCTGCTCCCGTCCAGTCACGAGCGGGCGCGCCAGGCCGTCGATGATGCCGCCGGCCTATGGGAGCTCCCCGCGGCTGACGGCCTACAGGCGGCCTGA
- a CDS encoding acyl-CoA dehydrogenase family protein, translated as MINLELPKKLRASANQAHQVASQIFRPISRKYDLGEHEYPVELDTMAAMVDGLSDSGTQKISGASGGRSDDEAPSTAVLLNANGGNMSALLNALETSWGDVGLMLSIPYQGLGNAAIAAVATDEQLKRFGKVWASMAITEPSFGSDSAAVTTTAVLDGDEWVLNGEKIFVTAGQRSTHIVVWASVDRSLGRAAIKSFVVPRDAPGLSVARLEHKLGIKASDTAVLLLQDCRIPKDNILGSPEVNVEKGFAGVMQTFDNTRPMVAAMAIGVTRAALEELRAILTDAGIGISYDTPANNQHAAAAEFLRMEADYESAYLLALRAAWMADNKKPNSLEASMSKAKAGRTGTDVTLKSVELAGAVGYSQRLLLEKWGRDAKILDIFEGTQQIQQLIVARRVLGKTSAELK; from the coding sequence ATGATCAATCTCGAACTTCCCAAGAAGCTGCGGGCCAGTGCCAATCAGGCGCACCAGGTGGCCTCGCAGATCTTCCGTCCTATCTCGCGCAAATACGATCTCGGCGAGCACGAGTACCCGGTAGAGCTCGACACCATGGCCGCCATGGTCGACGGCCTCAGCGATTCCGGTACGCAGAAGATCAGCGGCGCCAGCGGGGGCCGCTCCGACGATGAGGCGCCCAGCACCGCTGTGCTCCTCAACGCCAACGGCGGCAATATGTCCGCGCTGCTCAACGCCCTGGAAACCTCCTGGGGCGATGTCGGGCTGATGCTGTCCATCCCATATCAGGGCCTGGGCAATGCCGCCATCGCCGCGGTAGCCACCGATGAGCAGCTGAAACGTTTCGGCAAGGTGTGGGCCTCGATGGCGATCACCGAACCCAGCTTCGGCTCCGATTCGGCCGCGGTCACCACCACGGCCGTCCTCGACGGTGACGAATGGGTGCTCAACGGCGAGAAGATCTTCGTCACCGCCGGTCAGCGCTCCACCCATATCGTGGTCTGGGCCTCGGTGGACCGCAGCCTCGGCCGCGCTGCCATCAAATCGTTCGTGGTCCCGCGCGATGCCCCCGGCCTGTCGGTGGCCCGGCTCGAGCACAAACTCGGTATCAAGGCTTCCGACACCGCGGTGCTGCTGCTGCAGGACTGCCGGATCCCGAAAGACAATATTCTCGGCAGCCCGGAAGTGAACGTGGAGAAGGGCTTCGCCGGGGTCATGCAGACCTTCGACAACACCCGGCCCATGGTCGCGGCCATGGCCATCGGGGTCACCCGCGCCGCGCTCGAGGAACTGCGGGCAATCCTCACCGACGCGGGCATCGGGATCTCCTATGACACCCCGGCCAACAATCAGCACGCCGCGGCGGCGGAATTCCTGCGAATGGAGGCCGACTACGAATCGGCCTATCTGCTGGCGCTGCGGGCAGCCTGGATGGCCGACAACAAGAAGCCCAATTCACTCGAGGCGTCGATGTCCAAGGCGAAGGCGGGCCGCACCGGTACCGATGTGACGCTGAAGTCCGTCGAACTCGCCGGCGCGGTCGGGTACTCGCAGCGACTGCTGCTGGAGAAGTGGGGTCGCGACGCCAAGATCCTCGACATCTTCGAAGGCACCCAGCAGATCCAGCAGCTGATCGTGGCCCGCCGGGTCCTGGGCAAGACCAGCGCCGAACTGAAATAG
- a CDS encoding acyl-CoA dehydrogenase family protein codes for MMMSIRDSATERRSHNGVRQENGVGLHQPKRDWMGAAMRVMSSITGSELAEKYNLRKPIDRAAYQSTKTGFRTLGAATRAFNKVAGGGTPKRLPDNESKTKDYFDLTPTDEQQMIVETVREFAGEILRPAAHDADEAAAAPKDLLGRAAELGITLINVPEELEGAATERGAVTNTLVAEALAHGDMGLALPLLAPSGVAVALSQWGTDAQQQTYLPAFTGENVPQASVVISEPRALFDPFSLQTKAVRSPSGYRLTGEKSLVPAAAYAEIFVVGAELDGRPALFVVESDAKGLSVEADPSMGLRAAGLGRLVLDNVAVAADAILGEGDAKQHAADYRDAVQLARLGWAALATGAGQAVLDYVIPYVNEREAFGEPISNRQAVAFMVADIAIELDGLRLVTQRGAARAEQGLTFAREAALAKKLAADKGMRFGLDGVQLLGGHGFTKEHPVERWYRDLRGIAVAEGVVLV; via the coding sequence GTGATGATGAGCATTCGAGACAGCGCTACCGAGCGGCGGTCGCACAACGGCGTCCGCCAGGAGAACGGGGTGGGCCTGCACCAACCCAAACGGGACTGGATGGGCGCCGCTATGCGGGTCATGTCGTCCATCACCGGGTCGGAGCTGGCAGAAAAGTACAACCTGCGCAAACCGATCGACCGGGCCGCCTACCAGAGCACCAAAACCGGTTTCCGGACCCTCGGTGCGGCCACCCGCGCCTTCAACAAGGTCGCCGGCGGCGGGACACCCAAGCGACTACCCGACAACGAGTCCAAGACCAAGGACTACTTCGACCTCACCCCCACCGACGAACAGCAGATGATCGTCGAAACAGTGCGCGAGTTCGCCGGCGAGATCCTGCGTCCGGCCGCGCACGACGCCGACGAAGCCGCCGCCGCGCCGAAGGATCTACTCGGCCGGGCCGCGGAACTGGGTATCACCCTGATCAACGTGCCCGAGGAGCTCGAGGGCGCAGCCACCGAACGCGGTGCCGTCACCAACACGCTGGTCGCCGAGGCCCTCGCACACGGCGATATGGGTCTGGCCCTGCCCCTGCTCGCGCCCAGCGGCGTCGCGGTCGCCCTGTCCCAGTGGGGTACCGATGCCCAGCAGCAGACCTATCTGCCTGCCTTCACCGGCGAGAACGTCCCGCAGGCTTCCGTGGTCATCAGCGAACCGCGCGCCCTCTTCGATCCGTTCAGCCTGCAGACCAAGGCCGTCCGCTCCCCCAGCGGCTACCGGCTGACCGGGGAGAAGAGCCTGGTCCCCGCCGCCGCCTACGCCGAGATCTTCGTCGTGGGCGCCGAACTCGACGGCCGCCCGGCACTGTTCGTGGTCGAATCCGACGCCAAAGGCCTGTCGGTGGAAGCCGATCCCAGCATGGGCCTGCGCGCAGCCGGACTCGGCCGGCTGGTGCTCGACAATGTCGCCGTCGCCGCCGACGCGATCCTCGGTGAGGGCGACGCGAAACAGCACGCCGCCGACTACCGCGACGCCGTCCAGCTCGCCCGCCTCGGCTGGGCAGCCCTGGCCACCGGCGCCGGCCAGGCCGTCCTCGACTACGTGATCCCCTACGTCAACGAGCGCGAAGCGTTCGGCGAACCGATCAGCAACCGCCAGGCGGTCGCGTTCATGGTCGCCGATATCGCCATCGAGCTCGACGGCCTGCGCCTGGTGACGCAACGTGGTGCCGCCCGCGCCGAACAAGGCCTGACCTTCGCCCGCGAAGCCGCACTCGCCAAGAAGCTGGCAGCGGACAAAGGGATGCGCTTCGGCCTGGACGGGGTCCAGCTGCTCGGCGGCCACGGCTTCACCAAGGAACACCCGGTCGAACGCTGGTACCGCGATCTGAGGGGTATCGCGGTCGCCGAAGGTGTGGTGCTCGTGTAA
- the ftsX gene encoding permease-like cell division protein FtsX: protein MRAGFLFGEVSEGLRRNVTMTVAMILTTAVSLTMLGGGLLAVRIADKTEQYFLDRLEVRLYLTEDVSATDPDCVHDPCRPLMADLQAVDGVQNVQYLNRDAAVREAKEKTFKDQPELAEYVSETPLPASLRVKMTDASLYPSIYEQFYDRPGVGMVRNDKDIVDRLVSLFDGLRNAAFGMALLQAMAALLLIANMVQIAAFTRRTEVSIMRLVGATRWYTQLPFLLEAVAAALAGGLLATAGLFVARPLVIDRALGDLFASNVFPQITFDDILTTALMVMPVGVLFAGLTAYATLRWYVRE from the coding sequence ATGCGGGCGGGATTTCTGTTCGGCGAGGTCTCCGAGGGCCTGCGCCGCAATGTCACCATGACCGTCGCGATGATCCTGACCACCGCGGTCTCGCTGACCATGCTCGGCGGCGGTCTACTGGCGGTGCGTATCGCGGACAAGACCGAGCAGTACTTCCTGGACCGGCTCGAGGTTCGGCTGTACCTCACCGAGGACGTCTCCGCGACCGATCCCGATTGCGTGCACGATCCCTGCCGGCCACTGATGGCCGACCTCCAGGCCGTGGACGGTGTGCAGAACGTGCAATACCTGAACCGGGACGCGGCAGTCCGCGAGGCGAAGGAGAAGACCTTCAAGGACCAGCCGGAACTGGCCGAATACGTGAGCGAAACCCCGCTTCCGGCCTCGCTGCGGGTCAAGATGACCGACGCCTCGCTGTATCCGTCGATCTATGAGCAGTTCTACGATCGGCCCGGGGTCGGTATGGTCCGCAACGACAAGGACATCGTGGACCGGCTGGTCAGCCTGTTCGACGGATTGCGCAACGCGGCCTTCGGGATGGCCCTGCTCCAAGCGATGGCCGCACTGCTGCTGATCGCGAATATGGTGCAGATCGCGGCGTTCACCCGGCGCACGGAGGTGAGCATCATGCGCCTGGTGGGCGCGACCCGCTGGTATACCCAGTTGCCGTTCCTGCTGGAGGCGGTGGCCGCCGCCCTGGCCGGTGGCCTGCTGGCCACCGCGGGTCTTTTCGTGGCTCGGCCGTTGGTGATCGACCGCGCGCTGGGCGACCTGTTCGCCAGCAATGTGTTTCCCCAGATCACCTTCGACGATATCCTCACCACCGCCCTGATGGTCATGCCGGTCGGCGTACTGTTCGCCGGGCTCACCGCCTACGCGACCCTGCGCTGGTACGTCCGCGAGTAA
- the ftsE gene encoding cell division ATP-binding protein FtsE, with amino-acid sequence MITLRNVSKSYPTATRPALENITVHIDKGEFVFLIGPSGSGKSTFMRLLLKEETPTDGEITVADFRVDRLPGRRVPRLRQRIGCVFQDFRLLQQRTVAQNVAFALEVIGKRRQFIDRTVPEVLELVGLGSKGDRLPTELSGGEQQRVAIARAFVNRPLVLLADEPTGNLDPETSYEIMLLLEHINRMGTTVLMATHDPLIVDGMRRRVVELYEGHLVRDQAMGGYEVGR; translated from the coding sequence GTGATCACCCTGCGCAACGTCAGCAAGTCGTATCCGACCGCTACGCGACCGGCGCTGGAAAACATCACCGTCCATATCGACAAGGGTGAGTTCGTCTTCCTCATCGGTCCGTCGGGTTCGGGCAAATCGACCTTCATGCGGTTGCTGCTCAAAGAGGAGACACCGACCGACGGCGAGATCACGGTCGCCGATTTCCGGGTCGACCGGCTGCCGGGGCGGCGGGTGCCGCGATTGCGGCAGCGAATCGGGTGTGTTTTCCAGGATTTCCGGCTGCTGCAGCAGCGAACCGTCGCCCAGAACGTGGCGTTCGCCCTGGAGGTGATCGGAAAGCGCAGGCAGTTCATCGACCGGACCGTGCCCGAAGTACTCGAACTGGTCGGGCTGGGCAGCAAGGGCGATCGGTTGCCGACCGAACTGTCCGGCGGGGAACAGCAGCGGGTCGCGATCGCCCGGGCCTTCGTCAACCGGCCGCTGGTCCTGCTGGCCGACGAGCCCACCGGCAACCTCGACCCCGAGACGAGTTACGAGATCATGCTGCTGCTGGAACACATCAACCGGATGGGCACCACCGTGCTCATGGCCACCCACGATCCGCTGATCGTGGACGGTATGCGCCGGCGTGTAGTGGAGCTCTACGAAGGTCATCTGGTCCGTGACCAGGCAATGGGCGGTTACGAGGTGGGCCGGTAA